A window from Methanobrevibacter olleyae encodes these proteins:
- a CDS encoding 6-carboxyhexanoate--CoA ligase translates to MMYSIKMRCSKGGPHEEGGKHISGAERILREDEVEKELINIYRRAITHERGKPDFINFKIEEIDEEEIIYKKRLNINQHHINSKEEGLSLAKELLKENTVSEESAKKAIQTLLNLEDSIHGAMLFDKDSGERIDNKGIKGVRVTGIASADITKYKESLKKDGREGLHLEEALILASKIASCKGIVAELCWSDDPSYVIGYVGTKDNYERIPILKDEGKAVGGRIFFVDRNQLNYEYTLDDLINYLEKQMVLIE, encoded by the coding sequence ATGATGTACAGTATAAAAATGCGATGCTCAAAAGGTGGGCCTCATGAAGAAGGTGGAAAGCACATATCAGGGGCAGAGCGTATTTTAAGAGAAGACGAAGTTGAAAAAGAATTAATCAATATTTATAGAAGAGCAATCACTCATGAAAGAGGAAAGCCAGATTTTATAAACTTCAAAATAGAAGAAATCGATGAAGAAGAGATAATTTATAAAAAAAGGCTAAATATCAATCAGCACCATATTAATTCAAAAGAAGAAGGATTATCTTTAGCAAAAGAATTACTGAAAGAAAATACAGTTAGTGAAGAATCTGCTAAAAAAGCCATTCAAACTCTTTTAAATCTTGAAGACAGCATTCATGGTGCAATGCTTTTTGATAAGGATAGCGGAGAGCGAATAGATAATAAGGGAATTAAAGGAGTTCGGGTAACTGGAATAGCTAGTGCAGATATCACAAAGTATAAAGAATCACTAAAAAAAGATGGTAGAGAAGGCCTGCACCTTGAAGAAGCATTAATCCTTGCATCTAAAATAGCTAGTTGTAAAGGAATTGTTGCTGAATTATGTTGGTCAGATGATCCAAGTTATGTAATAGGATATGTTGGAACAAAAGATAATTATGAACGTATTCCAATTTTAAAGGATGAAGGAAAAGCAGTAGGTGGAAGAATATTCTTTGTTGATAGAAATCAATTGAACTATGAATATACATTAGATGATTTAATAAATTATCTAGAAAAGCAAATGGTTTTAATCGAATAG
- the dnaJ gene encoding molecular chaperone DnaJ, which yields MAEKRDYYEVLGVDKTADEKEIKKAYRKLARKYHPDVVNEDKKEEATEKFKEISEAYAVLSDDEKRQRYDQFGHAGMEGFSNEDIFRNVNFEDIFQGFGGGGIEDIFDLFGFGTGRSRSRRSGPRRGSDIYTEIQITLEEAANGAEKEVTIRHDVFCPTCNGSKAEPGSEVETCPACGGTGQRKQIRQSLFGQVMNIVQCGECNGTGKIIKEPCHNCKGRGTVKESKTLNIKIPAGVENGNRLRVSGEGNVGDVGGGAGDLYVEIYIKRHEYFERDGANLYYEKQISFVQASLGDTVDIPTINGEVELKIPPGTQSETTFRLREQGMPHMRRGGKGNLYVNIIVVVPQKLSKEQKKLLVKFGEISGDEIKVYKKGLFDKVKDAINNP from the coding sequence ATGGCAGAGAAGCGTGACTATTATGAAGTTCTCGGAGTAGACAAAACTGCTGATGAGAAAGAAATTAAAAAGGCTTATCGTAAATTAGCTAGAAAATACCATCCAGATGTTGTTAATGAAGATAAAAAAGAAGAAGCTACTGAAAAATTCAAAGAAATCAGTGAAGCTTATGCAGTTTTATCTGATGACGAAAAAAGACAAAGGTATGATCAATTTGGTCATGCAGGTATGGAAGGCTTCTCTAATGAAGACATCTTTAGAAATGTAAACTTTGAAGACATATTCCAAGGATTTGGAGGAGGTGGAATAGAAGATATCTTTGATTTATTCGGATTTGGAACTGGTAGATCTAGATCAAGAAGATCAGGCCCAAGAAGAGGCAGTGATATTTACACTGAAATCCAAATAACTTTAGAAGAAGCTGCAAATGGTGCTGAGAAGGAAGTTACAATTAGACATGACGTATTCTGCCCTACCTGTAATGGTTCTAAAGCAGAGCCTGGAAGTGAAGTGGAAACTTGTCCAGCTTGTGGAGGTACAGGTCAAAGAAAACAAATTAGACAAAGTTTATTTGGGCAAGTTATGAATATAGTTCAATGTGGAGAATGTAATGGTACTGGTAAAATCATTAAAGAACCATGCCATAACTGTAAAGGTAGAGGAACTGTTAAAGAAAGTAAAACCCTTAACATCAAAATCCCTGCAGGTGTTGAAAATGGAAACCGTTTAAGAGTATCTGGTGAAGGTAATGTTGGAGATGTTGGTGGTGGAGCTGGAGATCTTTATGTAGAAATTTACATTAAAAGACATGAATACTTTGAAAGAGATGGTGCAAATCTCTACTATGAAAAACAAATCAGTTTCGTCCAAGCAAGTTTAGGAGATACTGTAGATATTCCAACTATTAATGGGGAAGTTGAACTTAAAATCCCTCCAGGAACCCAAAGCGAAACTACATTTAGATTAAGAGAGCAAGGTATGCCTCATATGAGACGTGGTGGCAAAGGTAATCTTTATGTAAATATTATTGTAGTTGTTCCTCAAAAACTTAGTAAAGAACAGAAAAAACTCTTAGTCAAATTTGGGGAAATCAGTGGAGACGAAATAAAAGTCTATAAAAAAGGATTGTTTGACAAAGTAAAGGATGCTATTAATAATCCCTAA
- the bioF gene encoding 8-amino-7-oxononanoate synthase, whose translation MNQNLENKLKEELYELKNHNLNRTIDDLRFINPTKAMNKDGMEYLVFGTNNYLGLTHHPDVIEASKEANDYGTGSTGSRLTTGASFGIRELEKNISEFKSTESALIFNTGYMANLGVIYALAKENDIIFSDQLNHASIIDGTKISKAKVKVYKHKDTVDLENLILDELKSNKELNLFIVTDGVFSMDGDIAPLPELVEIANKYDCCLIIDDAHATGVIGKNGKGTVEYFKDKTGKDLSKYVDLQIGTLSKALASEGGFVTGKQFYIDYLINKSRPFIFSTALSPSTIASANTALKLLKENSKRYLNDLNENTKLMRKLLNNGGLTVVDGETPIIPIIIGPTDLTNKFSKELEKEGILVSAIRPPSVPKGESRLRLTVIATHTKKEIEFTAKTIIKIWNKLKKENMEIKLNE comes from the coding sequence ATGAACCAAAATCTTGAAAATAAATTAAAAGAAGAGTTATATGAACTTAAAAACCATAATTTAAATAGAACTATTGATGATTTGAGATTTATTAATCCTACAAAAGCTATGAATAAGGATGGTATGGAATACCTCGTTTTTGGAACTAATAATTATTTAGGATTAACACACCACCCCGATGTAATAGAAGCATCTAAAGAGGCTAATGATTATGGAACTGGCTCAACAGGTTCAAGATTAACAACTGGAGCTTCTTTTGGGATAAGGGAACTTGAAAAAAATATCTCTGAATTTAAATCTACTGAATCAGCACTTATTTTTAATACAGGATATATGGCCAATTTAGGAGTAATTTATGCTCTTGCAAAAGAAAATGACATAATATTTAGTGATCAATTAAATCATGCAAGCATAATTGATGGAACTAAAATCTCTAAAGCTAAAGTTAAAGTATATAAACATAAAGATACGGTAGATTTAGAGAACCTTATCTTAGATGAGCTCAAATCCAATAAAGAACTTAACCTTTTTATTGTAACAGATGGAGTATTTAGTATGGATGGAGATATTGCTCCACTTCCAGAACTTGTAGAAATAGCTAATAAATACGATTGTTGCCTAATCATTGATGATGCACATGCAACTGGAGTTATTGGAAAAAACGGAAAAGGAACAGTCGAATACTTCAAAGATAAAACTGGAAAAGATTTAAGTAAATATGTGGATTTACAAATAGGCACATTAAGTAAAGCTCTTGCATCAGAAGGAGGATTCGTAACTGGAAAACAATTTTATATAGATTACCTCATAAACAAATCAAGGCCATTTATATTTTCTACAGCACTTTCTCCATCTACAATAGCCAGTGCAAACACTGCTTTAAAATTATTAAAAGAAAATAGTAAAAGATATTTGAATGATCTAAATGAAAATACAAAACTCATGAGAAAGCTCCTTAATAATGGAGGATTAACAGTAGTAGATGGAGAAACCCCAATAATACCAATTATTATAGGTCCAACAGATTTAACAAATAAATTCTCTAAAGAATTAGAAAAAGAAGGAATTTTAGTTTCAGCCATTAGACCGCCATCAGTTCCTAAAGGTGAAAGCAGATTAAGATTAACTGTAATAGCTACCCATACAAAAAAAGAAATAGAATTTACTGCAAAAACCATTATAAAAATTTGGAACAAGCTTAAAAAAGAGAATATGGAAATAAAATTAAATGAATAA